Genomic segment of Oryzias melastigma strain HK-1 linkage group LG21, ASM292280v2, whole genome shotgun sequence:
CGAATACCCATTCCCCCTTCGCCGAGCTGACGGCCACAAACGGCAGCACCAGCAGGGACAGCAGCAGGTTGGACGAGGTCAGGCTGAAGACGAACTTGTTGCTGGGCGTGAGGAGGTACGGCCGGCGGTAAAGCGTCGCCACGATCAGCAGGTTCCCCAGGCCTGCCAGGAGCGTGACGCACACGATGGAGACCGACTCCAGGGCGGCCAGACCCTCATCGCGCCCCGACGGCGTGCAGTTCCTGCTGGCGTTCATGGTGAGAGTCCTGGCCACCGCACAGCTGATGCTACGGTAGGAGTCTGCAGAGGAGAACCCAGGCTTACAAAGGAGGGACTTTGCAATGTggcatttttacagttttttcaaactctcaggttaattttttttaaagtcccaccgatcatcttttgatctatttcaaaagcattccagcttttcttttttattgcgattatgttgtttttagccaaaactttaagaaaaaagtcagctgccatttaaaaatgtttgctgcAGATGTAAACTAAACGTGAGCACGTATTGAAAAAGACGGCTTAAGTTGTGATAATGGTTACAAATTAAATAGAGCCCTTTTTGCATTTGACCAATTGGATGAACCTTGTATGTTACATACTAGGCTCTGATGTAGATGTGGGTCATTTGGAAAAATTGAGAaatttaagttctgttgaattgatttaaataaaacagatgcagtgaaatggaaattatgTACTTGTTGTTTTGCTACATGGTCACGTATCGCAAGTCATATCGCCAattgcaatattgatcactaatatcgcaCATTGCATGTTTTTCTAACATCGTGCAGCCCaagcatgaaaacacacaaaaaaacaagaataactGAAACACTTTTATGGAATATTATTATAAGTAAGATATAGCCATAACTGACCAGATTCAATAATAATGTCAATGCTTATATGAAATTTAATATATCTTTAAGTAGCATTATTAAACTGGTATAGAATACCTCCTCGATTGCACCAGCTTCTTCAAATTAACCTACCTCTGTATACTATTGtactttaataaatacatattgtGTATATATAATTTATGCACGTTCATTACACGTGtaaagtattatttttactgttaaaaaacacttatttatatatattaaggAAATCCATTTTAGGCTGAATTCTAACAGTATTTTGTTTCCTTGTATCCATATCTTGTgacaataaagttaaatttaaatctaTTTCTTATCAGTTTAAAGCCTGTGGTCTTAACTTTCTATATACATGGTTAAATCATTGACTGCTAACGGTATTTTGTTGTCTTGTATTCACATGGTgtgacaataaagtttttaaaaaatcaatttatatgtTTCGTCGtagttttaggctttttttttaaaaaaaaacaacattggaTACAAACTGTTGTATCCACATGATGTGacaataaagttaaatgaaaaaaaatttaactatTAGTCTTTGCCATTAGCTGTAAACAATCAAcgagaactttaaaaataaaatatatatataaaatatatatttagccAGTTAATTCTATATATGCTTGTTTTCTTGTACATTACGGATaagaacacatgaaaaaaaaactactcagCAGAATGAACTTAGTCCAATAggtaatgaattaaaataagCTAGCAAAAACGCTCCGTTAAGTAAATATTTACTTAAGtacttttgcttttcttttggttttctaTGGTTTAAATTGTAATTGTTGCTTCACCGTTTATGAAATGGACTTTTCTGGACATCTGGCTTTAGTTTCAGtaacattttgaactttttgtttcaaaaaagtaaagtttaataGATTAGCATCTTTGCAAACCGGTACACACATCTGTGAGGAATCACTTGAGTCGGAAGACTAAaggaaatgaaagttttttggagttttgtaGTGGAAATTGAAGAATTTGTTatacacaaaagcaaaaacactccGTCTTCGTCCAGCTCGATTGCGGAGCGGCTAAACGCGAGCTAAAAGTGCGGTTAGTAAGTTAGCCAAATTTGGCTAAAACTTTCCTCCATTGTCCCCTGAAACTCGGTTCCTTTTACCTGCTTTAGCTGAACGCCGCGGCTCCGCTTCCCCTGCTCCTGCCGGGATAACACGTCCATTTTAACGGGTTTTCTCTGCACTCTAACCGGAGGAAGAGAACTCCAGACGGGGAGGAAAATGTTAGCGCCCAGCGGGCATGAAAACCTTTGGTTTATCCCCCTTTGACAAATCTTAAACGGCCAGCTGCGGCAGCAATGGCGTCCTCCACCTCCCCCCGCCTCGTCTCTGTGGCTCTGCTTTCGAGCAGCCTCCCGTCGGAATGTGTGGGTGGTCTGATGAGGAAAAACGGCATTTATGTCGCCAATAAAGCTGCTGGTGACTTTATGCTTCTTATTTACCTAATTAACATTCAAATTAAAACctcttgtaataaaaaaatgctttaattggCATGAAAGTTCCTAAAAATgagtaaattgtatttattttggcaGATTGGAATCTATAATATGGCCTTAGTTAGCATGCTAAATACACGTTAGcatctgtatttgttttatgaatgaaaTGAGACGCGGCGCCTCTTGGTTTTTTCGCAGGACCACACACGAAGATCATACCTTTCCGCACCTACACGTCATCGCCCGACGTCCAATGAGAAAAGAGAATCACTACCAACATGGTACACTAGATGGTGCTGTTTCACCAATTAACACTTTAGGAAATGAATggccatttttagtctttgcaggaattgtttaaaatattattgataaagaatattttagtacatttttttgttgctctggtATAAAGTTAGTTTTACCAATGCATTCTCAgcattgttgatttttttaagcttaaccATGCCTCACCAAAACAGGTAATTTATTTAGTAACaattgtactttattttatgtCCTAAATcaacaatgaaacaaaaatattaaataaaatagtcaCATTATACAGAggaatagcaaaaaaataaagatacttttaatcataaaacaaacatctttctgcattttatttttttaaatcacatctATACAATGATTTGTACTTGCAATCAATAGTCTTGGTCcctgttttaactttttataaacataattttaactGTGGAGAAATCCCTTTGAGGCATAATTTTTAATTAGCAACTAGAGTCAATGGTGCAAAGCACCCCAATCTATTATTTTCATAAACAATTTAGTGATCATAAAATTAAAGTGATTTCTtgtaaacgttttttttttttcacattgctTCCCATTTATTTTGTCTTCCCAGATTCAGGAAGAATGAAGGAACTATCGTGGAATGGGGGAACGATGGTTTTCTTTCAGGTGTTTTGTTCTGATGTTtggtttataataataattgacTAAAagtccccccaaaaaataatcaGCACACGGTTAGATGGATCAGCTTGTTGTCATTTACTTCATTCAAATAACCAAAGgtgcaaataaatacatgaatttgTTAAGCTTAGCAGAGAAAAGTTTCAcacatttaagacattttcataTTTGGCCTCTCCCATTCCTCAAATATGAGAGGAAGGCACCTGATATTATAAACTATAGACACTCAGAAgtgtaaacaaaacaacttcAGAGTAATGAAGTCGTGCTGGGATGCTGAGAGGAAATCAAATGGTTTGCACTTGTCAGTAGCTCGATATCCCTCTCACTCTATTAGGAAGAAATGGTTAGAATTTCAAGGCAGGGATCTGTGGGGAGTAGTCAGTCAGCAGGGAAACCATCAGACCCTGAAACAAAGGTCAGGTGGGATAATTAGTCCGATTTATCAGCAATAGACTTGGATCAAACCGAGCAGGTTGTCAATAGTCTGGCCTGTGACCCACCATGATGGTCCACTTCCTGTTCTCGGCTTCGTTAAAGACCAGAGAACGAGTCGAGTAGAAAACCTGATCATCCACCTCTTCTGTCTTCCGGGGGAGGCAGTGAAGGAAGGTCCAGTCTGGTTCGGCCACACTTCCGGTCTGAAGACAGAAGCAAACCGTCTTAGTTCACATCAGCTGTAAAATGCTTCCATGCCACCACTTTTCTCCTAGTCCTAATTCTTTTCCGTCACCTTCATGGTGATCTGGTATCCCTCAAAGTCTTTGagcctcttcttcttctcctcttcctgcCCCATGCTGATCCACGTGTCAGTGACCAGCACATTGCTGCCGTGGGCGGCCTCCAtcgggtcagaggtcagaaTGAGCTGTGTCCCATGCTGAgacagaacaaaacacaaagtgGGAACACAAAGTCTTCAAGATTCAAATCTAATTTGGTAAATTATACATATGCAGAGAAAGTgatatgtaaaaacatgtagttttacatcctaaaactaaatttaaactaGGAATCTATAGGAGTTAATGACCTTCCAGCACACTATACATGTGTGCGTcctaataatatatatatatatatatttcaaattgAGGCAAAAAAAGGAGTTTGATCGCTGTGTTTCACTGTTAACATCTAAATCTCAGTCTGATCTTGTCAGAAAATCTGTCTTACCTTCACAAAAACAAGCTTAAGTTCAAATTGCAGTTTGATCAAGCACAACATCTACTGTAAGTCAAATTGTATTTAACTTGCCTGGGTAACTCACATAGATACTTTTAATTGACCAGGTCTAAATCCATGAGCATTCGTGAACTCCTCACCTGTTTGGAGAGATTTTTAGCCTCTTCCACTACACTCCGATCCGGCTCATACCCCTGTGGACGACGACACACTGTtactccaaaacaaacattagagTTGTGTACACACTTCCTCTCTACTCACTACTTATGAAGGGCGTTTGTCATTTTGTCTgggtgtctgaatctacaattccaaaacccAGTGCTTTTGAAATTTCCTGGaagtctcagaaaaaaaaaaagtgtattgatactcactagattggcaaatattgaccacaatgcattgcgtttaaattatttgtcatttgaaaaaaaaatgtaatctatagatcatccaagtttttatcatcagaagaaagttgattcataaatagtcttcataaaatgtcaatatttattaggttttaatttgacaaattggtgacatcatatttgtgaattttctttttttaaagtagtgaTTATGTGTCTgaattgcattaaaatccaataaaattgtcaaaaaaagttttctttcaaggtgttttggatttgattgTTGTAACTGTACGTTTTGTAACACACATCCTGAAAcaacagaacatttattttatgaaggtGTGTTTACCTTAACTTTTTGGGAGGAGTTGCTCCATTGATtcacaacattaaaaaagaaaaggttttgttttgtttgattattaaaaataaaatgcactgtatgataattaacaaaacaataatacttGGTGGATAtgtttacacataaaagcaagtttttaaaatctgcaaaaaaatttAGTGTCTTTTAAggtaaatacaacttttttcctTATGCGTTAAATATGTGAAAACCAAAATTGCTGTGAAACTTTACAATGAATCTGAAAGTATTTGACTTTTAGAAAATCTACCTTCTGTTTAATTTAATAGTgggtttttttatctttgtcatTACTTtattatggattttatttttattattattattttctctctctccctTTTGTGTCTGTTGTTTGGGCTTGTCTATAATTATATTCCCCTTGAAAATTGTTAGTgaaggcatttaaaaaaaaaactcattaaaatccAGTGCATTGCATGGTCCCTCACTATATTTAGGGGTAAGGGAAAATGGGGATTCAGACCAGAGCCTACACCATGAGAGCGTATAACCAGACACTAACCTTTGGTGTGGCGACTCTCAGATGAACGCCCAGTTTGGCTGCAGCCATCATAAAAGAGTGGAGGACGTTGTTCCCATCTCCAATCCAGCTCACTGTGAGTCCACTTAAGGATCCGTAATGCTCCTACAAGATTTAGAATTTAGGAAGTTGTAGTGGATGAAGAACACAGTAGATATAGAGGGATAAAAACAGTACCTGCAAAGTGAGAAAGTCTGCCAGAATCTGGATGGGGTGATAGAGATCAGACAGACCGTTGATGATGGGAATGGAGGCCTCCCTGTGGAGCTCCTCCAGCGTGGAGTGGCTGTACACTCGAGCCAAAACCAGATCGCAAAGACCAGAGAGAACCCTGTGGATCACAAAAACCCACTCACTATTgaattaaaaacccactctaatcatctttagagttattttaagtgttcccagtgctcttttaattatgaatatgttgaggtggagcaaccccatccccacttcccatcacattctcccactagcttacagtccctcagccccccaacataacattagccgtgcaagaaaaatggcgagcaatattggagctatccagctgtacaggtTTAAGCTATAGGTGTTAGCTTAGACAAACTGAGACCTttacgtcacaaatatgctcattttcaaactgaactttttagatctgctcctgattcacgacgATTtgaaagaaatagtcagaaatgcatttttaatcttaattttcttaatataagtCCTCAATCATCAATTAAATACCACATGAACatagtaaaaacacaattttcaatggagtggatctttaaaggaCTGTTAATTGATTGTGCTAAGGAGGTGCATCACCTTGCTGTATCAGTGCAGCTCTCATTCACACCCAGGTGGATGTCTTGTGAGGTGAGGAAACAAGGATGTCCACCCAACAGAGCCATCCCTGCAAGTGTGACAAGTATATAACCGGGTTTAATCAGgctgtcaaaaatatatttaaatggaaaagtGCTCTGTAGAATAAATGGGAGATGCAGCGGAAGAAGCTGTGTgcgtttttaaatgtcaaaggGTTGCAGATCCACTGAAAGTCGGCCCTCAGCACATCTTTTGTTCCTGCCAACAATAGTGGGCTCGAGCAGTGTAAACTCATGATAAAGCATGCAAAGACACTCATCGCTAatagaaaactgtattttctaatGCACTCATTTAAAGTCTTTAAGTGACTAACATGCTCATATGCACGCAACACCTGTCTCTGTGGACATTCTTGTTCTGGTGCTCCTCTTCTCAAATATCATCGCGATGGACTTCCCTTGTAGCAGAGGCAGATACTGAAATAGAAAAGAGAGTTAGCTTCTTTAAATGACCAAACCATAGGCGACAAAATTAGAGTTTACAAAACATGAACTAGAATTCCTTTGTTTACCTGAAGGTAAATACctgctttttctgctttattagATGCTTCAGGTCTCCTGAAACCCACAGTAACCTCTTGATTTCTTCTGAGTTAAAATCTTTCAGTGTGAGACAGCTGCGACCTTTTAGACTCACCGATCCAAGACAAGTCGACCCAGAGCTGAGGAAAGGGgggattaaacaaaaaatgcaaactttctaaaaaaaatatgaaaaacaaaggAATAAATAAAGTCATGTGGAGTTTCTCACCTAATTCCTCGTGTCCACTGAAAAGAGAAAGATTTCAAGCATTTCCTGGCAGGACTACAAACCGACCAAAGCTTTCGTGAAAACATGATTCAgttgaaatcctgtttttgtcgAAGAGAAGCGCGCACATGCCATCCACTGACTGCTCTGGACACATGGGCAGAGAGGTGCCAAGCCCAAACAGCAGACAGCATGGTCTCTGTGATGTCACTACTGCAGGGGGCGGGACTTGGTGATAGATTTTAATCAGTTTAATGTAGCATTCCAAAGGAAACATGCAATCAATATAACAATCATAATTTCAAACAAAGTTATTAATACATTATTTGATAATAATAAACAGATCACTCTGATTGACAGTATATGTAATTATCAttgtaacagtttttttcttttgatttaagtgatatttatataatatatgCTGCTTTTGTCAGTATTTTTCTGCAGGGTAATTGAGGTGATGTGACATGccaattgcttttttaatttaagttatcaaattattgattaaaaaataatccataaagtaaaactatttaagatgcttttttttttcaaattatattcTTTTCCCCCAAGAATGTAAATTACCTTTGCACATTCTTGCCTTGtgttagacaaaaaaataaataaataaataaaataaaaaaataaaaacagaacagaaaaaactcATCTACGActgagtattagggccagtttacaagcaaaaaacattttttttattgaactttattaatatcACAAGGATAAAttcattattcattttaattacgATTTTacagtttacagttttttttttaaaagactacattgttgattttaaaaattacaataaaattataTGGGAAACACTACAAATTGTACTTTGATTTAAGAACAAAACGAAAgccttatatttatttatttaagtgattaagtttttgataaaaatacaaaaaatgataaaatgctaaatatatatgctaaaaaatgccaaataagaACATGACAGGAACAATTGGTGCTGGATTTATGATTGCTATCTGTTTGTTTGAGgatgtttcaattaaaaaaagtctttatattaataaaaataaaaagtagctACATTTCTGATTTAAGTAATGCgttaaaacaaaactattcataagaaatattaaacacaaaaatttaaatgaaaatatttcaacaaatttagCTTAATTTACTGATATAgacacataaaatacaaaataacactttttaaatcgTACACATTGTGGTTAATGTTAAGTGTTAGCCTTGATTGTGGCTTTAGCTTAGCCCCCGGCTCGGTCACCTGTCCCTGTCTGATCTGCCTGATCTGGGCTGCACGCGGGCATTNNNNNNNNNNNNNNNNNNNAACAAAACGAAAGcctcatatttatttatttaagtgattacgtttttgataaaaatacaaaaaatgataaaatgctAAATATATATGCTAAAAAACGCCAAATAAGAACATGACAGGAACAATTGGTGCTGGATTTATGATTGCTATCTGTTTGTTTGAGgatgtttcaattaaaaaaaagtctttacattaataaaaatgaaaagtagcTACATTTCTGATTTAAGTAATGcgttaaaacaaaattattcataagaaatattaaacacaaaaatttaaatgaaaatatttaaacaaatttagctTAATTTACTGATATagacacacaaaatacaaaataacattttatatcGTACACATTACGGTTAAAGTTAAGTGTTAGCCTCGATTGTGGCTTTAGCTTAGCCCCCGGCTCGGTCACCTGTCCCTGTCTGATCTGCCTGATCTGGGCTGCACGCGGGCATTTAGCACGCGGCGGGGAACTGCCGCACGCGGGGGTATTTCCGCCCGCAGACAGAGGTGACACAGGTGAAGATGACGGGACAGACAGACTCAGACATTCCAGGTGAGTGACGCGCGTGCGTGGGTCCCCGCACAGCTCGCAGTGCCCTCTGCCTCCCTCCATACACCTGAGAGGTTAACCTGTTGCTATTTCTGACGTCTGACAGCAGGCTGTGTTGGGATTTAGCGCGCGTTAACTCAGTCAAGTGCCATAACTTGGTGACCCgtttatgttttcatgtaaaTGTCAATAGAAACTGGAGCCATCTTCACCTTTGGGAGGAGCAGCTTTGCAGACAATCTGCCCAGTAAGTTCTGGTTGAAGAATGATTATCCAGCAGGAGTGTGCTGTGGCAGAGAGCACAGTGCTGTCATCACAGGTACTCACACGCTACTCTGATGATGGTATAAcagttttttgggttttgcTCCTTagttgaaaagtgttttttccctGCAGGAAATGGAAAGCTGCTTGTTTTTGGATGTAATTCTTCTGGTCAGCTGGGGCTCAGTTTAAAACCAGATTTAAACAAACCAGCCTCTCTTAAAGGTTTGTCttccttacaaaataaaagcactatcTTGTTCaatattcaaatatatttataatgtataataatatatattcaaTTAACTtggaatataaattgattcatcgattaatcgttacattTCTATCTAAAACCTTCTCTGATtgcacatttgaaaataaaaactaatgtttGGTACTTTAACTGACTATAATTACTCCTTTCTCAGCCTTCAAGTCAGAAAAAGTGACGTTTGTTGCTTGTGGAACAGATCACACAATTGTCTGCACATGTAAGAtggaaaataataacaataacatcagcacaaatgaaatgaaacccTTTGATAttgtttgtatttacttttgTATTTGTACGTCTAGCTAATGACAGAGTGTATTATGCTGGTAAGAACCAAAAGGCTCGGCCTGGTCGGGGTCACAGCCCCAAAGCAGGATCCTTTCTGCGGCTGCATCCCTTCTGTGAGCGAGCGCATGTTAAAATGctgtctgcaggctgcagcACCTCAGCTGCACTGACAGGTTTGTCTGCGCAGACATGGTCCAGTCTGCTCCCGGTTCCCTGCTCTGCATACGTGATGCTTGTCTGTGTGTCCCGGCAGAGGACGGGAGGCTCTTCATGTGGGGGGACAACTCTGCGGGCCAGATCGGTTTAGGAGACGAGCTGTTTGCAGCAGAACCCAGAGAAGTTGGTGTTGGAGAAGCGGTCAAATGGGTCTCCTGTGGGAACCGCCACTCTGCTTTGGTCACAGGTACAGCTTTTGTCCGTGTCTCTAAAAAACGAAAAGGGATCACACTAAAGTTGTGTGGACACGTTTCAGTGGCTGGTCACCTTTACACGTTTGGCGAGCGTGCAAACGGGAGGCTCGGCCTGCAGGCGGAACAGCTGAAGAACCACAGAGCTCCCCAACGGGTGCCAGGCATccctggtcatgtgactcaggTGTGCTGTGGAGGCCAACACACGGTGGTTCTTACAGGTACGGTCACTGCGAATGAAGTAGCACGAAGCATCAATCCGTCATATTAATTTCTAAACTTATATTGTAATTGATTGTATTTCACATGCATTAGTCTCTattgattgcttgaaacaaACAATTTATAATCTTATCTAATCTAAAACTAATCTAACCTAGTCTAAACTGCCtgtactttaattttttttaaagttttaatttatagCCCAGATTACTATGAGGCACcacacaatacaaaaaaatgtcaaaaaaaaggaaaatgagagGATGTCCTCCTAACTACCCAAGAAAAAATCTTTGTCcagtcagttttatttaattccaccaaaaactacaattcccagagcccCACTACTTCACATTTGGTCTCACTGAAAAAGGATAAAACTAATTTACTAGTATGCAGTGGTTAGGAGATACTCGGAGTTATAGAGAGCACATTTGCTTTGGTAGTccggaggagaggaggaagaaacaTTTTGGTTGATGCTATCCTTGTTTGATATGTAAGAGGACTGGAAAGACATTTTCACGTAAAAACTCTGGAACATCTGTAATTAGACAAGAGAGAACATGAAGCTGCTgatcacaaaatgtaaagaaatttagctcaaatttgcatttctgagtgtttctttattcaaatcattgtgaataaggagcagataaaaaataatgttagaaaaaaatcatataaactccctgctctgagctctcaggaATGGgtaggggaaggggggcggggttgctctagTCTACACCAACGATAGGAGgcaaaatttttaataaacaactgctgtttttagatttttgcaaaaaacggcataataataataataaaaaaaaaaacactggaaatgatttcatgatagatcaaaagataatcggagGGGGGCTTTAATGCTAAATGTAGAACAGAGAGGTTTGGCCCCCATTTTTAGAATCATTGGTATGACCCAActctggatttgaacccataaCCTCCAGTCTGAGGCCAAACACTCTACCACAGCTCTGCTCCTAACTCTTGAGCATAACAGGTTTCCTCCTCACACAGACAGGCTTCTGGCTTTTTAGTTTCTCTTCATAACAAGATTTCTAAACTAAAAGGAttatgttaccatgacaacaaaaaGGTTGGTGTTGTCAAATATCACGTTTGCAAAATAACCAAACCTGATATTTCAAGTCATTCTAATTTAGTGCTACTTTGGTGGAGAGATAGAATTCAAACAGCCTGCGAACAATGTCAACCAAAGCTGCAAATGTCACAGCAGACAATTCACAGCTGCAGAGGTGTTTGGTGGAGCTTTTAGAagaggatttattaaaaaaatgcaaagtttaaatgCTTTTAGAATGATGATATAAGAAAACTCTTTATTGTGGTTGTtaagatttcatttttgcattaaaaaaaacacaaaaagacgcagtcaagagataaaaaaggagtgaatgatgggaaaaaaacatgcaatgaAACAACATAGTACACTTCCATCTAAAGGTGATGCTCGCTGACAGCTCCACATGAAAGGATCATTATGTGAATATTCAGGAGGATATGAAGACGTGTGATCAGCAGCTGCCACAGGGATCACTCTGTCACGGTTTGGTTGACAGCTTTGAAAGACCACCATAAATTATATTTCCCctcttttttatgacatttattatgaacaataaagacaaaaaaaatattcagaaaaatgtcaaacttagTTTAGATAGGAAGTcatgaattgattttaaaattaataaatctgCTTGACATTATAATCATTTATTatcataaatatacatatttgcACTCATGCATACAGATATATTAAAGCCATTAAATATAATTACtgtcaaataaagtttgattcatttttttaaggaagtgGGAATGAACAAACTTAAATAatcttactgttttttttcttttatatttaaatattgagGAAAGTTTGTTACTTCaagaaaaatttagttttttttttcaataatttcaattgttaaatattttccccacacaagaaaataaaatttattgcAGGTATGTGCCAATATGAAACTTGAACaatttgtttgggtttttcattaattttttgatactattttcttcatattttttttcctctgctggtttcacagattttccattttttatcctgtttttttaaatgacaaatgcattttatttagcaaaaaattgatttaatttcctgttttcaaaTGCCACATAAGcacttttatatatttgtaaattatttatAGTAGTAAGTTTTTACCTTTGGTTGTTCTAAGATGAGTGTTGCACTGACCAGGAAGCACCTTTAATTAAATTGTGCCtgtgacaatgacaaataaagatcgATCTAACGTTAGAAAGTGACTGCACTTATCAGCATGTCAGACTTTattatttcctatttttaaaagtgttttcccttttttctgtgattttaaaGTTGAATAGATCAGTTCTCAGTTCTGGACTCGTCTGCCTCTGTTCCAGGCGAGGACGTGTTCACGTTCGGCGGCGGTCGGTACGGCCAGCTGGGCCATGGGACCTTTCTGTTTGAAGCTCCATCTCCAAAGCCCCTGCAGCACTTTCATAAATGCAGCGTCAGACAGATCGCCTGTGGAGAGAATCACACCGCCGTGATCACAAG
This window contains:
- the otc gene encoding ornithine carbamoyltransferase, mitochondrial; the protein is MFSRKLWSVCSPARKCLKSFSFQWTRGISSGSTCLGSVSLKGRSCLTLKDFNSEEIKRLLWVSGDLKHLIKQKKQYLPLLQGKSIAMIFEKRSTRTRMSTETGMALLGGHPCFLTSQDIHLGVNESCTDTARVLSGLCDLVLARVYSHSTLEELHREASIPIINGLSDLYHPIQILADFLTLQEHYGSLSGLTVSWIGDGNNVLHSFMMAAAKLGVHLRVATPKGYEPDRSVVEEAKNLSKQHGTQLILTSDPMEAAHGSNVLVTDTWISMGQEEEKKKRLKDFEGYQITMKTGSVAEPDWTFLHCLPRKTEEVDDQVFYSTRSLVFNEAENRKWTIMGLMVSLLTDYSPQIPALKF